A section of the Prevotella melaninogenica genome encodes:
- a CDS encoding Crp/Fnr family transcriptional regulator codes for MKDLVNDTRDIARELARKYSTMTHDELDVLESILVPMKFAKGQMILSEGEVCKHVYYIERGLIRQFYFKNGKQITEHLGEDRSIFMCIESLFREEPTKLQVEALEPTWVYALPKQKLEQVALHNVNIQILYRKILEESLITSQVHADLVRFETAQARYKRMCKLSPQVILRAPLVYIASYLQMTPETLSRVRSSTLLDD; via the coding sequence ATGAAAGATTTGGTAAACGATACAAGAGATATAGCGCGTGAATTGGCACGTAAATATAGTACGATGACTCATGACGAGTTGGATGTACTTGAAAGTATCCTCGTGCCAATGAAATTCGCTAAAGGACAGATGATTCTCAGTGAGGGTGAGGTCTGCAAGCACGTTTATTATATAGAAAGAGGTCTTATTCGCCAATTCTATTTCAAAAATGGTAAGCAGATTACAGAACACTTAGGAGAGGACAGAAGTATCTTTATGTGTATTGAAAGTCTTTTCCGTGAGGAGCCTACTAAACTACAAGTTGAGGCTTTAGAGCCAACATGGGTTTATGCTCTACCAAAACAGAAGTTAGAGCAGGTAGCACTTCATAATGTCAACATTCAGATTCTCTATCGTAAGATATTGGAAGAGAGTCTTATCACTTCACAGGTTCACGCAGACCTTGTACGTTTTGAGACTGCACAAGCTCGTTATAAGAGAATGTGTAAGCTAAGCCCACAGGTTATCTTGCGTGCACCACTGGTTTATATTGCCAGCTATCTGCAGATGACCCCAGAAACATTAAGCCGTGTTCGTTCATCAACATTGCTTGATGATTAA